The Paraburkholderia fungorum genome window below encodes:
- a CDS encoding NAD(P)/FAD-dependent oxidoreductase, giving the protein MKLDSYWLDTAPRFTNAAQGPLPQRVDVAVVGGGFTGLSAALELAKRGMSVVVFEAERLAGQASGRNGGHCNTGVAQDYAALSARIGSERAAEFYLAYAGAVDTVRTIIADEQIDCDLRHSGKIKLAAKPQHFASLAKSYDVLRREVDPDVELVPPERIRDEIGSDGFFGGLVQKNGMQMHMGKFGVGLGEAAARRGAQIYENMPVTNLKPLGGNAFEVTCGLGTLRAERVLIATGTSQVGPLQWFRRRIAPVGSFIVATAPLGKARLDALLPTRRSYVTTLNIGNYFRATPDERLLFGGRARFAMSNPRSDEKSGRILRDALARYFPQLADVGIDYCWGGLVDMTADRLPRAGQHEGLFYSMGYSGHGVQMSVHMGRLMADVMFGAASRNPWRTLEWPAIPGHFGRAWFLPLVGAYYRLQDVLH; this is encoded by the coding sequence ATGAAGCTCGACTCGTACTGGCTCGACACGGCGCCACGCTTTACGAACGCCGCCCAGGGTCCGCTCCCGCAGCGGGTGGACGTTGCCGTGGTCGGCGGCGGTTTCACGGGACTGTCGGCGGCGCTGGAGCTGGCGAAGCGCGGCATGTCGGTGGTCGTGTTCGAAGCAGAGCGGCTCGCGGGCCAGGCGTCGGGCCGTAACGGCGGCCACTGCAACACGGGGGTCGCCCAGGACTATGCGGCGTTATCGGCGCGCATCGGCAGCGAGCGCGCGGCGGAGTTCTACCTGGCCTACGCGGGCGCGGTCGACACGGTCAGGACGATCATCGCCGATGAGCAGATCGACTGCGACCTGCGTCACTCCGGCAAGATCAAGCTGGCCGCGAAGCCGCAGCATTTCGCTTCGCTCGCGAAGTCGTACGACGTATTGCGGCGCGAAGTCGATCCCGATGTCGAACTCGTGCCGCCTGAACGGATTCGCGACGAGATCGGCTCGGACGGATTTTTCGGCGGCCTCGTACAGAAGAACGGCATGCAGATGCACATGGGCAAATTCGGCGTGGGCCTGGGCGAAGCGGCGGCACGCCGTGGCGCGCAGATCTACGAGAACATGCCCGTCACGAATCTGAAGCCGCTCGGCGGCAACGCGTTCGAGGTGACATGCGGGCTCGGCACGCTGCGCGCCGAACGCGTGCTGATCGCGACCGGAACGTCGCAGGTCGGTCCGCTGCAATGGTTTCGCCGCCGGATCGCGCCGGTGGGCAGCTTCATCGTCGCCACCGCGCCGCTCGGCAAGGCGCGTCTCGATGCGCTGTTGCCCACGCGCCGCTCGTATGTGACCACGCTGAATATCGGCAACTATTTTCGCGCGACGCCCGACGAGCGTCTGCTGTTCGGCGGCCGCGCTCGCTTCGCGATGTCGAATCCGCGCTCCGACGAAAAAAGCGGGCGGATTCTGCGCGACGCTCTCGCGCGCTATTTCCCGCAACTCGCCGATGTAGGTATCGACTATTGCTGGGGCGGTCTCGTCGACATGACGGCCGACCGCCTGCCGCGCGCGGGTCAGCATGAAGGACTGTTCTATTCAATGGGCTACAGCGGCCACGGTGTGCAGATGTCGGTGCACATGGGTCGTCTGATGGCCGACGTGATGTTCGGCGCCGCCTCGCGCAATCCGTGGCGAACGCTCGAATGGCCCGCGATTCCAGGGCATTTTGGACGCGCGTGGTTTTTGCCGCTGGTCGGCGCGTATTACCGGTTGCAGGATGTGCTGCATTAA
- a CDS encoding haloacid dehalogenase type II yields the protein MIDFEPKYITFDCYGTLTNFQMGQSARALYGDKLDKAKLEEFVEFFRGYRLDEVLGAWKPYRDVVVNSVRRTCERTGVPFDEATALKIYEAVPSWGPHADVPEGLSRLASKYKLVILSNASDDQIQSNVDKLGAPFHKVYTAQQAQAYKPLQKAFEYMFSQLDCNPEDVLHVSSSFRYDLMTAYDMGIKHKAFVNRSHEPLNPYYGVNEVSGIPQLASLLGL from the coding sequence ATGATCGATTTCGAGCCGAAGTACATCACTTTCGACTGCTACGGCACGCTGACCAACTTCCAGATGGGCCAGAGCGCGCGCGCGCTGTACGGCGACAAGCTGGATAAGGCGAAGCTGGAAGAATTCGTCGAGTTCTTTCGCGGCTACCGCCTCGACGAAGTGCTGGGTGCATGGAAGCCGTATCGCGACGTGGTCGTGAATTCGGTGCGCCGCACCTGCGAACGCACGGGCGTGCCGTTCGACGAAGCGACCGCGCTGAAGATCTACGAAGCGGTGCCGAGCTGGGGCCCGCACGCCGACGTGCCGGAAGGGCTGTCGCGCCTGGCGTCGAAGTACAAGCTGGTGATCCTGTCGAACGCGTCGGACGACCAGATCCAGAGCAACGTCGACAAGCTCGGCGCGCCGTTCCACAAGGTCTACACCGCGCAGCAGGCGCAGGCGTACAAGCCGCTGCAGAAAGCCTTCGAATACATGTTCTCGCAGCTGGACTGCAATCCGGAAGACGTGCTGCATGTGTCGTCGAGCTTCCGTTACGACCTGATGACCGCGTACGACATGGGCATCAAACACAAGGCGTTCGTCAATCGCAGCCACGAGCCGCTGAATCCGTATTACGGCGTCAACGAAGTCTCGGGCATTCCGCAACTGGCATCGTTGCTCGGCCTCTGA
- a CDS encoding aldehyde dehydrogenase family protein — translation MSTPSLDFDPSAVPLPQGHFIGGTYYSAGEPQIAVHRPSDGALLGHVPDASEATVDYAVSNALIAWKTSGWGTRSPRERAKVLSRWADLIDRDAVSLAQLETVSSTRPVAESYASDVPFTAEAIRFFAELADKLGGDIAATRRDSLGFITSEPYGVIGAITPWNFPLSMCSWKCGPALAAGNAVVMKPSEMTPFSTLRLAELAIEAGMPPGIFNVVNGRGATTGAALTRHPGISKMSFTGSTRTGAAIMSDAAMHGTKPVTLELGGKSPQLVFEHVRDLDYTAACIARGFTSNGGQACVAGTRLIVHKRIAEPLIEAIQRQLQPIQPGPLWDSRTAYSPIISPAQARRIEALVDQSRESGAEVIFGGGFFEGTGEGYFHRPTLLANVNGTTPAVREELFGPVLTVQTFDDEEEGITLAAHPVYGLAAGVHSSDIGQALRAMRRIAAGTIWINRYGRSGDMIIPTGGFGQSGIGKDLGREAMVASMRHKSVLIDFETL, via the coding sequence ATGTCTACACCGTCACTCGATTTCGATCCTTCAGCCGTGCCGTTGCCGCAAGGGCATTTCATTGGCGGTACGTACTATTCGGCGGGCGAACCTCAGATCGCCGTTCATCGGCCGTCGGATGGCGCGCTGCTAGGCCATGTGCCCGATGCCTCCGAAGCAACCGTCGATTACGCGGTCAGCAATGCGCTGATCGCCTGGAAGACGAGTGGCTGGGGCACGCGCTCGCCGCGTGAACGGGCCAAAGTGCTGAGCCGCTGGGCCGATCTGATCGATCGCGACGCCGTGAGTCTCGCGCAACTCGAAACCGTCAGTTCGACGCGCCCGGTGGCGGAAAGCTATGCGTCGGACGTGCCGTTCACAGCCGAGGCGATCCGCTTTTTCGCGGAACTCGCCGACAAACTCGGCGGCGACATCGCCGCCACGCGCCGCGACAGTCTCGGTTTCATCACGTCGGAGCCTTACGGCGTGATCGGTGCAATCACGCCGTGGAATTTCCCGCTGTCGATGTGTTCGTGGAAATGCGGCCCCGCGCTGGCGGCCGGCAACGCGGTCGTGATGAAGCCATCGGAGATGACGCCTTTTTCCACGCTGCGTCTCGCCGAACTCGCGATCGAAGCCGGCATGCCGCCCGGCATCTTCAATGTAGTGAACGGCCGTGGCGCCACCACTGGTGCGGCGCTGACGCGTCACCCCGGCATCTCGAAGATGAGCTTCACTGGCTCGACCCGCACCGGCGCCGCGATCATGAGCGATGCGGCGATGCACGGCACCAAGCCCGTCACGCTCGAACTCGGCGGCAAGAGCCCGCAACTGGTGTTCGAGCACGTGCGGGACCTCGACTACACGGCAGCCTGCATCGCTCGCGGCTTCACGTCCAACGGCGGCCAGGCGTGTGTGGCCGGTACGCGGCTGATCGTGCACAAGCGCATTGCCGAACCGCTGATCGAGGCGATTCAACGGCAATTGCAGCCGATCCAACCGGGCCCGCTATGGGACAGCCGCACCGCCTATTCGCCGATCATCAGCCCCGCGCAGGCGCGGCGCATCGAAGCGCTGGTGGATCAGAGCCGCGAGAGTGGCGCGGAAGTGATCTTCGGCGGCGGCTTTTTCGAAGGAACCGGCGAAGGGTATTTTCATCGTCCGACGCTGCTCGCCAATGTGAATGGGACGACGCCCGCCGTACGCGAGGAACTGTTCGGCCCGGTGTTGACCGTGCAGACATTCGACGACGAAGAAGAGGGCATCACGCTCGCCGCGCATCCGGTCTATGGGCTGGCGGCGGGTGTTCATAGCAGCGACATCGGCCAGGCGTTGCGCGCGATGCGGCGCATCGCGGCGGGCACCATCTGGATCAACCGTTATGGCCGCAGCGGCGACATGATCATTCCGACCGGCGGCTTCGGCCAGTCCGGCATCGGCAAGGATCTCGGCCGCGAGGCGATGGTCGCCAGCATGCGGCACAAGAGTGTGCTGATCGATTTCGAAACACTGTGA
- a CDS encoding helix-turn-helix domain-containing protein — MQRTESVKKRAVDLSHGDVGGRLRALRVAQGLSVNELATRAGVSVGTVSQVERNKANPSVRILERLRQALGVPLTALLEEDDAVSDPFTGDFVRKAAERPLFEVGKNGMQKELLSPHGDHDLQMMIIMLPAGSGSEEVLVGIGEKAGLVLEGTVVLNVGDRRSELRTGDSFQFKSTVPHSVRNESSKTARLLWIMNTQPPVIHL; from the coding sequence ATGCAGCGAACAGAGTCTGTCAAGAAGCGCGCGGTCGACCTGAGTCACGGCGACGTCGGCGGCCGTCTGCGGGCGCTGCGCGTCGCGCAAGGGCTGTCGGTCAACGAGCTGGCGACGCGCGCGGGCGTGTCGGTCGGCACCGTCAGTCAGGTCGAGCGCAACAAGGCGAATCCGTCGGTACGGATTCTCGAGCGCCTGCGCCAGGCTCTGGGGGTTCCGCTCACCGCGCTCCTCGAAGAAGACGACGCGGTGTCCGACCCGTTCACCGGCGATTTCGTGCGCAAGGCGGCCGAGCGGCCGTTGTTCGAAGTCGGCAAGAACGGCATGCAGAAGGAATTGCTGTCGCCGCACGGCGACCACGATCTGCAGATGATGATCATCATGCTGCCGGCCGGTTCGGGATCCGAAGAAGTGCTGGTCGGCATCGGCGAAAAGGCGGGGCTGGTGCTGGAAGGCACGGTCGTGCTGAATGTCGGCGACCGGCGCTCGGAACTGCGCACAGGCGACAGCTTCCAGTTCAAGAGCACGGTGCCCCACAGCGTGCGCAATGAAAGCAGCAAGACTGCGCGTTTGCTGTGGATCATGAACACGCAGCCGCCCGTTATTCATCTTTGA
- a CDS encoding GNAT family N-acetyltransferase — protein MSESSVKTSPSYRRFTSADIAAAHGLSVAVRWPHRADDWRFMHDAGTGFVAEDNGAVIGTALCWKFGADRGTLGLVIVSPDEQGRGIGRKLMELVLEELGNRVTFLHATVAGKPLYEKLGFVTCGGLTQHQGTPGSVAAVPPPPGEHLRAATPEDLPTLIELASRASGFDRSATIPALLAFAQGVVLERDGEVLGFSLFRPFGRGYAIGPVVTQRSSDDLRARALISYWLAQHEGDFVRIDVPGDAGINDWLSGLGLARVDSVDKMVRNASADLREAAPDATWRAYGIVNQAMA, from the coding sequence GTGTCCGAATCATCTGTGAAGACATCACCCAGCTACCGCCGTTTCACGTCCGCCGACATCGCGGCCGCGCACGGCCTTTCTGTTGCCGTGCGCTGGCCGCATCGCGCCGACGACTGGCGCTTCATGCACGACGCAGGCACGGGCTTCGTCGCCGAAGACAACGGCGCCGTGATCGGCACGGCACTGTGCTGGAAATTCGGCGCGGACCGCGGCACGCTCGGCCTCGTCATCGTGTCGCCGGATGAACAGGGCCGTGGCATCGGCCGCAAGCTGATGGAACTGGTGCTCGAAGAACTGGGCAATCGCGTGACCTTCCTGCATGCCACCGTCGCAGGCAAGCCGCTGTACGAAAAGCTCGGCTTCGTGACCTGCGGCGGCCTCACCCAGCATCAGGGCACGCCCGGCAGCGTGGCCGCAGTCCCGCCGCCGCCCGGCGAGCATCTGCGTGCGGCAACGCCGGAAGACCTGCCCACGCTGATCGAACTCGCATCGCGCGCAAGCGGTTTCGACCGCAGCGCGACGATTCCGGCGCTGCTTGCATTCGCACAAGGCGTGGTGCTCGAACGCGACGGCGAAGTACTCGGCTTCTCGCTGTTCCGTCCATTTGGACGCGGCTACGCGATTGGACCGGTGGTCACGCAGCGTTCGTCCGACGACCTGCGCGCCCGCGCATTGATTTCGTACTGGCTCGCGCAGCACGAAGGCGATTTCGTGCGGATCGACGTACCGGGCGATGCGGGGATCAACGACTGGCTGTCCGGGCTCGGCCTGGCACGCGTCGATTCCGTCGACAAGATGGTGCGCAACGCGTCCGCCGACTTGCGCGAAGCCGCCCCGGACGCGACCTGGCGCGCGTACGGCATCGTCAATCAGGCGATGGCGTAA
- a CDS encoding 2-hydroxyacid dehydrogenase, with protein MTVLYKADPVRGALWAERFAQLAPEMPFRVWPDIGDPASVRFLVAWQPGDLAVTLPNLEIVFSVGAGVDQLDLSQIPAHLPVVRMVEPGIVDGMVEYVTQAVLTIHRDLFDYHLQQQARAWQPMPLRAAASRRIGVLGLGMLGTAVLERLRLFGFACAGWSRSQHEIAGIDCYAGEAGLATFLARTDVLICLLPLTDATRGLLGRQVFDTLPRGASLVHVGRGPQLVGDDLLDALERGQIHSAVLDVTDPEPLPPDHPLWTQPRVRITPHIASATRPESAVDAVLENLRRFRAGEPMNGLIDRTRGY; from the coding sequence ATGACCGTCCTCTACAAAGCCGACCCGGTGCGCGGCGCACTGTGGGCCGAGCGCTTCGCGCAGCTCGCGCCCGAGATGCCGTTCCGGGTCTGGCCGGATATCGGCGACCCCGCGTCCGTGCGTTTTCTGGTCGCGTGGCAACCGGGCGATCTCGCCGTCACGCTGCCCAACCTGGAGATCGTGTTTTCGGTCGGCGCGGGCGTCGATCAACTCGATCTCTCGCAGATTCCCGCGCATCTGCCGGTGGTGCGGATGGTCGAGCCGGGCATCGTCGACGGCATGGTCGAATACGTCACGCAAGCCGTGTTGACGATTCACCGCGATCTGTTCGATTACCACTTGCAGCAGCAGGCGCGCGCCTGGCAGCCGATGCCGTTGCGCGCCGCCGCGTCGCGCCGGATCGGCGTGCTCGGGCTCGGCATGCTCGGCACCGCGGTGCTCGAACGCTTGCGGCTTTTCGGATTCGCGTGCGCGGGCTGGAGCCGCTCGCAGCACGAGATCGCCGGGATCGACTGTTATGCGGGCGAGGCCGGACTGGCGACGTTTCTCGCGCGCACCGACGTGCTGATCTGCCTGCTGCCACTGACCGATGCAACACGCGGGCTGCTGGGCCGCCAGGTGTTCGACACGCTGCCGCGCGGCGCGTCGCTGGTTCACGTCGGGCGCGGACCGCAACTGGTCGGTGACGATCTGCTCGACGCGCTCGAACGCGGCCAGATTCACAGTGCCGTGCTCGACGTCACCGATCCCGAGCCGCTGCCCCCGGACCATCCGTTGTGGACACAGCCGCGCGTGCGCATCACGCCGCATATCGCGAGCGCGACGCGGCCCGAATCGGCGGTCGATGCGGTGCTGGAAAACCTGCGCCGCTTTCGCGCGGGCGAGCCGATGAATGGCCTGATCGACCGGACGCGCGGCTACTGA
- a CDS encoding tartrate dehydrogenase, whose protein sequence is MTRKYRIAVIPGDGIGTEVMPEGLRVLDAACKRFDIGIDYRRIEWASCDYYAQHGQMMPDNWKEQLQDCDAILFGAVGWPDKVPDHISLWGSLLKFRREFDQYVNLRPARLFEGVPCPLANRKPGDIDFMIVRENTEGEYSSVGGTMFEGTEREVVMQQSIFTRHGTERVMKFAFDLAQRRAKKITVATKSNGIAISMPWWDARADEMAARYPDVKMDRQHIDILCARFVLNPDRFDVVVASNLFGDILSDLGPACTGTIGIAPSGNLNPDRRFPSLFEPVHGSAPDIAGRGIANPVAMIWSAAMMLDFLGHSTGVERDAHDAIVAAITEVLKDGPHTGDLGGRASTAEVGAAIAARVADAG, encoded by the coding sequence ATGACCCGCAAATATCGCATCGCTGTGATTCCCGGCGACGGCATCGGCACCGAAGTGATGCCCGAAGGTCTGCGCGTGCTGGACGCCGCGTGCAAACGCTTCGACATCGGCATCGACTACCGCCGGATCGAATGGGCGTCGTGCGACTACTACGCGCAGCACGGCCAGATGATGCCCGACAACTGGAAGGAACAACTTCAGGATTGCGACGCAATCCTGTTCGGTGCGGTCGGCTGGCCCGACAAGGTGCCCGACCATATCTCGCTGTGGGGTTCGCTTCTCAAGTTCCGCCGTGAATTCGACCAGTACGTGAACCTGCGCCCCGCTCGCCTGTTCGAAGGCGTGCCCTGCCCGCTCGCGAACCGCAAGCCGGGCGACATCGACTTCATGATCGTGCGCGAGAACACCGAAGGCGAATACTCGTCGGTGGGCGGCACGATGTTCGAGGGCACTGAGCGCGAAGTCGTGATGCAGCAGTCGATCTTCACGCGCCACGGCACCGAGCGTGTGATGAAGTTCGCATTCGATCTCGCGCAGCGTCGCGCGAAGAAGATCACGGTGGCGACCAAGAGCAACGGGATCGCGATCAGCATGCCGTGGTGGGACGCGCGCGCCGACGAAATGGCCGCCCGCTACCCGGACGTGAAGATGGACCGTCAACACATCGACATTCTGTGCGCGCGCTTCGTGCTGAACCCGGACCGCTTCGACGTGGTGGTCGCGTCCAATCTGTTTGGCGACATCCTGTCCGATCTGGGTCCGGCCTGCACCGGGACGATCGGCATCGCGCCGTCGGGCAATCTGAATCCCGACCGGCGTTTCCCGTCGCTATTCGAGCCGGTGCACGGCTCGGCGCCCGACATCGCCGGTCGCGGCATCGCCAATCCAGTCGCGATGATCTGGTCGGCCGCGATGATGCTCGACTTCCTCGGCCACAGCACCGGTGTCGAACGCGACGCGCACGACGCGATTGTCGCGGCGATCACGGAGGTGCTGAAGGACGGTCCGCACACGGGCGACCTCGGCGGCCGCGCGTCGACTGCCGAAGTCGGCGCGGCGATCGCAGCGCGCGTCGCGGACGCGGGCTGA
- a CDS encoding NAD-dependent succinate-semialdehyde dehydrogenase → MSTNLEQQARALIRTDNFINGQWLAAASGRRFAVTDPATGNLIADVADSGPADARAATDAAAKALPAWRALLASERAAILHRWHALIIANRDALGALISLEQGKPLAEGRGEVGYGASYVAWFADEATRIYGDLIPAQQRGKRMSAVKEPIGVVAAITPWNFPLAMIARKIAPALAAGCTVVAKPAEDTPLTAIALVMLAHEAGVPDGVLNIVSASRASAAETVGEWLADSRVRKITFTGSTPVGKHLARESAGTLKKLSLELGGNAPFIVFDDADLDAAVNGLLAAKFRNGGQTCVCPNRVYVQRDVYDHFAALLRAKVAELRVGPASEPTSQIGPMINLRAVDKIARHVDDAVENGALVLTGGRRLTELGPHYYAPTVLGNATSAMALCGEETFGPVVPLFPFDSEQEAVQAANDTPFGLAAYFYSENMRRIERVSRALEAGIVGINEGALASEAAPFGGVKESGYGREGSKYGLDDYLSIKYLCQGGLQ, encoded by the coding sequence ATGAGCACGAATCTCGAACAGCAGGCCCGCGCGCTGATCCGCACGGACAATTTCATCAACGGCCAGTGGCTCGCAGCGGCGAGCGGCCGGCGTTTCGCCGTGACCGATCCGGCCACCGGCAACCTGATCGCCGATGTCGCCGACAGCGGCCCGGCCGACGCGCGCGCCGCCACCGACGCCGCCGCCAAAGCGCTGCCCGCGTGGCGCGCGTTGCTGGCGAGCGAGCGCGCGGCCATCCTGCACCGCTGGCACGCGCTGATCATCGCCAATCGCGACGCGCTCGGCGCACTGATCTCGCTCGAACAGGGCAAGCCGCTCGCCGAAGGACGCGGCGAAGTCGGATATGGCGCGTCATACGTCGCGTGGTTCGCCGACGAAGCGACGCGCATCTACGGCGACCTGATTCCGGCGCAACAGCGCGGCAAACGCATGAGCGCGGTGAAGGAGCCGATCGGCGTCGTCGCGGCGATCACGCCGTGGAATTTCCCGCTAGCAATGATCGCGCGCAAGATTGCGCCGGCGCTCGCGGCAGGCTGCACGGTGGTCGCCAAACCGGCCGAAGACACCCCGCTCACCGCGATCGCGCTGGTGATGCTGGCGCACGAAGCAGGCGTGCCGGACGGCGTGCTCAACATTGTTTCGGCATCGCGCGCGTCCGCCGCCGAGACGGTCGGCGAATGGCTTGCCGACAGCCGCGTGCGCAAGATCACGTTCACCGGATCGACGCCGGTCGGCAAGCATCTCGCGCGCGAATCGGCGGGCACGCTGAAAAAGCTGTCGCTCGAACTCGGCGGCAATGCGCCGTTCATCGTCTTCGACGACGCCGATCTCGACGCCGCCGTCAACGGCCTGCTGGCCGCGAAATTCCGCAACGGCGGACAGACCTGCGTGTGCCCGAATCGCGTCTACGTGCAGCGCGACGTGTACGACCATTTCGCCGCGCTGCTGCGCGCGAAGGTGGCCGAACTGCGAGTCGGCCCGGCAAGCGAACCCACCTCGCAGATCGGCCCGATGATCAACCTGCGCGCCGTCGACAAGATCGCGCGCCATGTCGACGACGCAGTCGAAAACGGCGCGCTCGTGCTGACCGGCGGACGGCGGCTCACCGAACTCGGGCCGCACTACTACGCGCCCACGGTGCTCGGCAACGCGACCTCGGCGATGGCGCTGTGCGGCGAGGAAACCTTCGGCCCGGTCGTGCCGCTGTTCCCGTTCGACAGCGAACAGGAAGCCGTGCAGGCCGCGAACGACACACCGTTCGGACTCGCCGCGTATTTCTACAGCGAGAACATGCGCCGCATCGAACGCGTGTCGCGGGCGCTGGAAGCCGGCATCGTCGGCATCAACGAAGGCGCGCTTGCGTCGGAGGCGGCGCCGTTCGGCGGCGTCAAGGAGTCCGGCTACGGCCGCGAAGGATCGAAATACGGACTCGACGACTATCTGTCGATCAAGTACCTGTGCCAGGGAGGATTGCAGTAA
- a CDS encoding M14 family metallopeptidase, with the protein MEAYPIEVEFPDISAHAAGNTGIAYVHTFDSGKPGPHVMINALTHGNEVCGAIAVAGLLESGLRPRRGKLTLAFANVDAYARFDPAAPDKARFVDQDFNRVWTAAKLDDLATRSSELDRARAMRPVIDTVDLLLDLHSMHEKSAPLIVAGPLRKGAELSERLGTPATVIQDEGHPEGRRMRDYEAFGDDASPKNALLVECGQHWEASAVTVARDCCARFLLLSGVVDADDLPRGWITPLADEMCIVRVTEPVVAKSMDFRFASPYTGLETFDKAGTVIAWSDGQPVATPYDDCMLVMPSLRQLRAGVTVVRLGRIERRIDLTSRQQEHAA; encoded by the coding sequence ATGGAAGCCTATCCGATCGAAGTCGAATTTCCGGACATCTCGGCGCACGCCGCCGGCAACACCGGCATTGCCTATGTCCATACGTTCGACTCCGGCAAGCCCGGACCGCACGTGATGATCAACGCGCTCACGCACGGCAACGAAGTGTGCGGCGCGATCGCCGTCGCCGGGTTGCTGGAAAGCGGCCTGCGCCCGCGCCGCGGCAAGCTCACGCTGGCATTCGCGAATGTCGACGCGTACGCGCGCTTCGATCCCGCTGCGCCGGACAAGGCGCGTTTCGTCGACCAGGACTTCAACCGCGTGTGGACCGCCGCGAAACTCGACGACCTCGCCACCCGCTCGTCGGAACTCGACCGCGCGCGCGCGATGCGTCCCGTGATCGACACGGTCGACCTGCTGCTCGACCTTCATTCGATGCATGAGAAAAGCGCGCCGCTGATCGTCGCGGGGCCGCTGCGCAAAGGCGCGGAATTGTCCGAGCGGCTCGGCACGCCGGCCACCGTGATTCAGGACGAAGGCCATCCCGAGGGCCGCCGCATGCGCGACTACGAAGCTTTCGGCGACGACGCGAGTCCGAAGAACGCGCTGCTGGTCGAATGCGGCCAGCACTGGGAAGCCAGCGCGGTAACAGTCGCGCGCGACTGCTGTGCGCGCTTCCTGCTGCTGTCGGGCGTCGTCGATGCCGACGACCTGCCGCGCGGCTGGATCACACCGCTTGCCGACGAAATGTGCATCGTGCGCGTGACCGAACCGGTTGTCGCCAAAAGCATGGATTTCCGCTTCGCGAGCCCCTACACCGGCCTCGAAACCTTCGACAAGGCGGGCACCGTGATCGCATGGTCCGACGGCCAGCCGGTCGCGACGCCGTACGACGACTGCATGCTCGTGATGCCATCGCTGCGCCAGTTGCGCGCGGGCGTCACCGTCGTCCGGCTCGGCCGGATCGAACGCCGTATCGACCTCACCTCACGTCAACAGGAACACGCCGCATGA
- a CDS encoding cupin domain-containing protein, which translates to MKVQQISQAAEVTALEDWGTAGLPGTEPARVSGRQYVIPGQEAVDTGVFECSPGTYRRSVKQAEVMHFIRGSGSFTPDGETTIRFAAGDTLFFEANTEGLWNIDETLRKIYVIF; encoded by the coding sequence ATGAAAGTCCAGCAGATCTCGCAAGCCGCAGAAGTCACCGCCCTCGAAGACTGGGGAACCGCCGGGTTGCCCGGCACCGAACCGGCGCGCGTGTCGGGACGGCAGTATGTGATTCCCGGTCAGGAAGCCGTCGACACCGGCGTGTTCGAGTGCTCGCCGGGCACCTACCGGCGTTCGGTCAAACAGGCGGAAGTGATGCATTTCATCAGGGGCAGCGGCAGCTTCACGCCCGATGGAGAAACCACGATCCGCTTCGCCGCCGGCGACACGCTGTTCTTCGAGGCCAATACCGAAGGACTCTGGAACATCGACGAAACGCTGCGCAAGATCTACGTGATCTTCTGA